Below is a window of Scatophagus argus isolate fScaArg1 chromosome 24, fScaArg1.pri, whole genome shotgun sequence DNA.
GGAGCTCCCTGAGCTGATCCAGCCTTTGCCCCGAGACATCCAACCCAGCCTGCAGGAGTTCCAGGTCAGAAGTTATCCCTCATTCAAAGCATCTACACAGTTTGATGAAACCCTTGAATGAAAGCAGGTAAAACACTGtgatcctcttcttcttcagcatgTGTCAAAGGACCAGAGCGAGCAGGACCCAGTGGGGCGTCCCATCATGCACCGCTCTGCCATCAGCCAGGCCACAGGCGAGGCCGTGTACTGCGACGACATCCCCAAGATGGACGGGGAGCTCTTCCTGGTTCTGGTCACCAGCTCTCGAGCGCACGCCAAAATCACGTGAGGAGACAGCGGACGACTTCTTCGGTGTCTGAGACTCTCTGAAATGTGAATCCGTACTTGTTTGTATTAAAGGCGTGTGTGTCGTCCAACAGAGGGCTGGACGCGAGCGAGGCTCTGCGGCTTCCCGGTGTCGTCGACGTCATCACGGCCAAAGATATTCCTGGGAAGAAAGCCCGTGTGATGTTTGGATACGAGGAGGAGCTGCTCGCTCAGAGTGAGGTAGAGTGTGTGAACGCTCCTTAAGCTGGGTTCCCCCTGCTGCGCAGGTTTTGGGGTGAAAGTCAGGACGCTGATTGATCGCTTTAAGTTATAAAGAACTCATGTGAAGGCCCAGGTGAGTCCTGAAAACAAGCTGCCGTCATCCTCTTTGTGTCCCTTGCTGCGTGCAGGTGTCGTGCATCGGTCAGATGGTGTGTGCGGTGGTCGCTGACACCAGGGCGCATGCCAAACGAGGAGCAGCAGCCGTGAAGATCAGCTACGAAGACCTGCCTGACCCGATTTTTACCGTAGAGGTCTGTGGAGTCCGGCGGATCAGACGGAGAAGGTGCACTTTGTACCACGGCAACAGAGCTTGTTTTGTGCATCatgctgtttgttgtctctGCCTGTGACAGGAAGCCATTGAGAAGTCGTCTTTCTTTGAGCCTCGGAGGGTGATTGCGAGAGGGGATGTGACTGAAGCCTTCAAAACTGTCGACCAGGTTTACGAAGGTACAAGTTAAAGGATAAATTCGGTGCAGTTCGGGTGTTTGGATTGTTTACTTTTCACTCATGAAACATCTATGAAACACTTTTTGTCTCgctgtgtttgtttcctcagGTGAGGTCCGACTGGGTGGCCAGGAGCATTTCTACATGGAGACCCAGAGCATGCTGGTCGTTCCTGTCGGCGAGGAGACTGAGATCGACATCTACGTCGCCACTCAGTGGCCGGCGTTGATGCAGGTGCGCAGATGTAAATGATTTTCTGAACGAGCACTGACTGGATCATCCTGTGCACGTTCTCTGGGCTGATTTTTAAAGAGAAATCAGGTGAGTTGTTGTTAGCTTTGTGTCACTTTTCCTGAATACAGGACATTATTGCGGAGGCGCTGGACATCCCGTCCAACAGGGTCACCTGTCACGTCAAAAGGATAGGCGGAGCTTTCGGCGGGAAGCTGACTAAAACCGCGATACTGTCTGGTATCACGGCTGTGGCTGCATGGAAGTAAGTGAACCAAAGCAGCGGACAGGATCAGAAGCCAGCGTGTACTGAAATGAAGCAAAAgctgatttgatttcttttctctgtcataaCTGTTCTGATTGTCCTGCACAGGACCGGTCGTGCAGTGCGCTGCGTCCTGGAGCGAGGCGAGGACATGCTGATCACAGGAGCCCGTCACCCCGTCCTGGGGAAATACAAAGTACAACAACACACTCCAGCTCTCATTTCAGCAGGATAAATCTCTAAATCCAGCCTTTTGTTTGATCCAAATGATGTGCAGAAATGAGCTGACTGCTGTTTGTCTCAGGTGGGTTTCATGAATGATGGAAGGATTGTGGCGGCGGATGTCCAGTTCTTCAGCAACGGTGGCAACACCATCGATGATTCTGTTCTGGTTGGTAAAAGCGGCTGCGTTTGTTCTTTAACGATGTTGGCAAaggtgaaaaagaagaagaacccCACAAAGTACTGagtcttcctcttctcctcacaGGTAGGAGAGAAGATGCTGCTTCACATGGACAACGCCTACAACATCCCCAACCTGCGGGGCCGTGTCTCCGCCTGCATGACCAACCTGCCCTCCAACACCGCCTTCAGGGGCTTCGGCGTGCCCCAGAGCCTCATGATCGTGGAGAACATGCTGAACGACGTGGCCATGGTGCTGGGACGCCCTGCGGACCAGGTCGTCTTTTCCTGCCAAACGCTTCTGAACAGAAAGAGACTCGAACATTGTCAGAAACCCAAAGGTGAGAGCCCAGCATAACCAGCTTCTGCTTATGTCTTCATCAGATTCAGGAGATCAACATGTACAAGGGGCCGTCGGTCACCCACTACAAGTTTGAGTTCAGCCCAGAGAACATGCTGCGCTGCTGGGAGGAGTGTAAGGTCAAGGCTGAGTACGGCGAGCGCCGCAGAGCTGTCGACCAGTTCAACCGGCAGAACCGCTGGAAGAAGAGGGGCATGTCCATCATCCCCATTAAGTATGGGGTCTCGTTTGGAGAAGGTGTCTTCACTCAGGTCTGTGGGATCTTTAAAGACTGGAGCACAAGTTAAGCTTCGTCAACTGTGGTCAAATTTATTTGTGACCTGTTGTGTGTATAACAGGCTGCAGCTCTGGTCCACATCTACAAAGACGGCTCGGTCCTGGTCAGTCATGGCGGGACGGAGATGGGACAGGGGATCCACACTAAGATGCAACAGGTGCTGTGACGCAACATCGGTTAACTCGCTTCATTTGAACGCGTTCTCTTTATGTCTGCGGTGTCTAACCTTTCAgggataaaacaaaacagaagcaaagaCGTGAACAAAAACGCTGAGTCATTTTGCCTCCCGTCAGGTGGCGAGTCGGGAGCTTCATATCCCGTCCTCTAAGATCTACATCAGTGAAACCAGCACCAACACCGTCCCCAACGCCTGCCCGTCTGCGGCCTCCTTCGGCACCGACGCCAACGGCATGGCGGTCAAGGTAGAGTCCTTTTCCTTTTCCGTCCTTTTCCGCTGATCACTGTGTCCCCAAAGACTGAAAGACTTTCCAGAGTCATAACAATGACACTTagcatcattttcatttgttcttcaTCCAGAATGCCTGCGAGACTCTGTACAAGCGGCTGGAGCCAATCAGGCAGAAGTACCCCAAAGGATCATGGGAGAGTTGGGTACGATTTGACAAGCGATTGCTGCGGGGAACGTGGGAATTCACTGCATTTTGAAGGAGTagtttgtgctgtttgaagTCAGGCTGAACACCAGCTGGCAGACAGAAATACTTTTGGTTTTGTCCGCAGGTCAGCAAAGCGTTTGTGGAGAAAATCAGTTTATCAGCCACCGGATTCTTCAGGTACGAAAGAAATCAGACGAATCtcatcaaatgtttttaatcagcGAGTGGCGGTAACGGCttcctgtgtgtcctcaggGGCCAAGACCTTTACATGGACTGGGAAAATATGAAAGGGGAGCCCTACGCTTACTTCACCTACGGAGTGTGTTGCTGTGAAGTGGAGCTGGACTGCCTCACAGGAGACTACCGGGTCAGAACTGAACCCACTCACCTGAGCACGCTGGTCTTTGACAACATGACGTTTTGCAGACTTTGaaagagttgttgttgttgttgttgttccttttaGACGGTGAGGACGGACCTGGTGGTGGACATCGGCAGGAGTGTGAACCCCTCGGTGGACATCGGACAGGTGAGTTAAGACCTCACAGAATATTCTGGGAGCCATAAAATGAAGCCACTGCAAACAGGGTCTGACTGCTGCGTGTTTGCCGTTgcccttcctctttcttccctccatctcgccgtcttctctcctccctcagaTTGAAGGGGCGTTCATGCAGGGTTTGGGTCTCTTCACTATGGAGGAGTTGAAGTTTTCCCCCTCCGGGCTCCTGTACACTCGAGGTCCGTCTCAGTACAAGATCCCCGCGGTGTGCGACGTGCCGCTTCGATTCAACGTTTATCTGCTGTCGGACTCCCACAACCCCCACGCCATCTACTcctcaaaggtcagaggtcaccacacacacacacccacacacacacacacacacacacacacacacctctttattgtATTGCATGTTGCTCTTTACGTGAttgtttctttctgctttcGTTCTGATGGTTCTCTGGCTCCGCAGGGTATCGGAGAACCCATCCTGTTCCTGGGCAGCTCGGTGTTCTTCGCCATCAAAGACGCCGTGGCTGCGGCCCGCTCTGAGTCCGGATTGGTCGGCCCGTTTTCCCTGGACAGCCCCGCCACGCCGGAGAGGGCCTGTCTGGCGTGTGCCTCCCCGTTCACGAAGAAGGTAAAAACATGCCAGCGTTCTCACTCcgttttcagtgtttctttcaAAAACGTTCCTTTTGTCAGGGCGTAAAATCCTCTGAAACAGAATTTAGGTCGTCTCAAAACACTTCAGAAGTCATCATGGCAAAATCCTTGGATGCAACCTTTAAAATGCTTAAGTAATTCACCCCAAACAGTTGAATGCCGACGCAAAAGACCAGCTGTGGTCTCACACATGTTGTCTGGTTTTTCATAAGTTAAGTCTCGAAGCCCAGCTTAACATAATGAACAATAACGTCAATGAGCTAAACTCTGAGGTGAAGTAATCACAAGTTAAACTacttcaaaacaacaacaaaatgaggTATTGGCTGTCTCAGCAACAGAAATTCTAAAAGTCGTTGCAGAATAAAAAGTCTAACTCGTCACAGGGCGTATTAAAATGACTCTCATAAATGAACTGAtttctgttgatgtgtttcCAGATTCCAGCCAGCGAACCAGGATCATTCAAACCGTGGGCCTTAAACATCTAACCCTGAGTCTGTTTTTCTAAAGCCAAGCTGAGCGTGAGCTAAATCTAACTAACAACGATTAAATCACAGTTTTTTTGCtaatcttctcttttctctttatgtaaaatcaaaataaaaaaaaatctaatcaaacaaatgagactTGTGCTCCTACAGTATCGCTTTGTCAGAAGATTAAGCAGCTAGTGAACATGTTGAATAAACGCAGCGTTTCCTCTGTGTTCACTCAGCACGCAGCCACGCTGAGCAGTCCGGCCTTTTTGTTTCTATGTGACCTTGGACGGACTGAGTAACATCCTGGCCCGACTTCCAGCTGCGAGACAGTACTTGTACGTTAGTGTAGTATCTGAGCCTGCATTCTGTACTGTCTCCTGTGTATTCGTTGAGTTTCGTGGTTCCCAGTTCGGGATGGCCGTTGCAGATGAGCtcagtgtggttttgtgttaTGCTTCATGCTTGTTcctatacaaataaacatgaaataaaattttgagCTGACACCGCAGACTGCGACCCCGGTTCTTCCCTTCTTCTTGTTTCATGATATTTTCCTGAAAGTCACATTGTGTTTTCTCAGAGAGCATCATTTCGCTCGTCTTACTTGTGCGCTTGCGACCCCcgtgagagcagagagggaggcgATCTTCATCACATTGCCTCTGAACCCTCCGCTCAGCCTCCCCACCTGGAAGGTGATCTTGTTGGAACTGACTCCCGGCACCATGGAGACCAGCTCCTGGGACAGCATTGGACCTGAGGGGACAGCAGTTCACCTGAGTgaaggctgcgtgctgagtcgCCACGAGACCAAATCcatctcttcattttctcctttggGAACAGCGATCAGCGCCAGGATCTCCATGTAGAAATGCTCCTGACTGCCCATGTAGATCTCATCTCCACACAGAATTGCACACTGTGTCCCTATGAGATTGTGTACAGGTTTTAGTTCGTTGAGAGTTTTACCCTCCAGCATTCTTT
It encodes the following:
- the aox6 gene encoding aldehyde oxidase 6 isoform X1, yielding MSAGAEGDVLCFFVNGKKVTEDHADPETTLLSFLRDKLRLTGTKYGCGGGGCGACTVMVSHYQPATKTIIHYAVNACLLPICQLHGAAVTTVEGVGSSRTRIHPVQERIAKAHGSQCGFCTPGMVMSMYTLLRNKPQPTMEDITQALAGNLCRCTGYRPIVDGCRTFCQEGNCCQANGAANCCLNGEETPDEAEHKKPQLFDKDDFVPLDPTQELIFPPELILMAETPNPQTLSFRGERMSWVSPASLEELVQLKTSNPAAPLVLGNTNIGPDIKFKGVLHPLIISPTRVRELFEVTQTPHGVWVGAGCSLSEVRSVLEKMVPDFPEENTELFRALIQQLGNLGNQQIRNVASLGGNIMSAYPNSDLNPVLAAGNSKVSVISGGGRREVPLNQDFFVSFGKTILKPEEIVVSVFIPFSRKGEFVRVFRQAPRKESSFATVTAGMRVFFSEGSREVQDLSIYFGGMGPTTVSAAKTCAAIVSRPWDDETLSRAYDVLLDELVLPPSAPGGKVEFRRSLTLSFLFKFNLEVLQKLKETVGRGTELEKLQFLCVYQRLRRSLCLQNVMTEELPELIQPLPRDIQPSLQEFQHVSKDQSEQDPVGRPIMHRSAISQATGEAVYCDDIPKMDGELFLVLVTSSRAHAKITGLDASEALRLPGVVDVITAKDIPGKKARVMFGYEEELLAQSEVSCIGQMVCAVVADTRAHAKRGAAAVKISYEDLPDPIFTVEEAIEKSSFFEPRRVIARGDVTEAFKTVDQVYEGEVRLGGQEHFYMETQSMLVVPVGEETEIDIYVATQWPALMQDIIAEALDIPSNRVTCHVKRIGGAFGGKLTKTAILSGITAVAAWKTGRAVRCVLERGEDMLITGARHPVLGKYKVGFMNDGRIVAADVQFFSNGGNTIDDSVLVGEKMLLHMDNAYNIPNLRGRVSACMTNLPSNTAFRGFGVPQSLMIVENMLNDVAMVLGRPADQIQEINMYKGPSVTHYKFEFSPENMLRCWEECKVKAEYGERRRAVDQFNRQNRWKKRGMSIIPIKYGVSFGEGVFTQAAALVHIYKDGSVLVSHGGTEMGQGIHTKMQQVASRELHIPSSKIYISETSTNTVPNACPSAASFGTDANGMAVKNACETLYKRLEPIRQKYPKGSWESWVSKAFVEKISLSATGFFRGQDLYMDWENMKGEPYAYFTYGVCCCEVELDCLTGDYRTVRTDLVVDIGRSVNPSVDIGQIEGAFMQGLGLFTMEELKFSPSGLLYTRGPSQYKIPAVCDVPLRFNVYLLSDSHNPHAIYSSKGIGEPILFLGSSVFFAIKDAVAAARSESGLVGPFSLDSPATPERACLACASPFTKKIPASEPGSFKPWALNI
- the aox6 gene encoding aldehyde oxidase 6 isoform X2; protein product: MSAGAEGDVLCFFVNGKKVTEDHADPETTLLSFLRDKLRLTGTKYGCGGGGCGACTVMVSHYQPATKTIIHYAVNACLLPICQLHGAAVTTVEGVGSSRTRIHPVQERIAKAHGSQCGFCTPGMVMSMYTLLRNKPQPTMEDITQALAGNLCRCTGYRPIVDGCRTFCQEGNCCQANGAANCCLNGEETPDEAEHKPQLFDKDDFVPLDPTQELIFPPELILMAETPNPQTLSFRGERMSWVSPASLEELVQLKTSNPAAPLVLGNTNIGPDIKFKGVLHPLIISPTRVRELFEVTQTPHGVWVGAGCSLSEVRSVLEKMVPDFPEENTELFRALIQQLGNLGNQQIRNVASLGGNIMSAYPNSDLNPVLAAGNSKVSVISGGGRREVPLNQDFFVSFGKTILKPEEIVVSVFIPFSRKGEFVRVFRQAPRKESSFATVTAGMRVFFSEGSREVQDLSIYFGGMGPTTVSAAKTCAAIVSRPWDDETLSRAYDVLLDELVLPPSAPGGKVEFRRSLTLSFLFKFNLEVLQKLKETVGRGTELEKLQFLCVYQRLRRSLCLQNVMTEELPELIQPLPRDIQPSLQEFQHVSKDQSEQDPVGRPIMHRSAISQATGEAVYCDDIPKMDGELFLVLVTSSRAHAKITGLDASEALRLPGVVDVITAKDIPGKKARVMFGYEEELLAQSEVSCIGQMVCAVVADTRAHAKRGAAAVKISYEDLPDPIFTVEEAIEKSSFFEPRRVIARGDVTEAFKTVDQVYEGEVRLGGQEHFYMETQSMLVVPVGEETEIDIYVATQWPALMQDIIAEALDIPSNRVTCHVKRIGGAFGGKLTKTAILSGITAVAAWKTGRAVRCVLERGEDMLITGARHPVLGKYKVGFMNDGRIVAADVQFFSNGGNTIDDSVLVGEKMLLHMDNAYNIPNLRGRVSACMTNLPSNTAFRGFGVPQSLMIVENMLNDVAMVLGRPADQIQEINMYKGPSVTHYKFEFSPENMLRCWEECKVKAEYGERRRAVDQFNRQNRWKKRGMSIIPIKYGVSFGEGVFTQAAALVHIYKDGSVLVSHGGTEMGQGIHTKMQQVASRELHIPSSKIYISETSTNTVPNACPSAASFGTDANGMAVKNACETLYKRLEPIRQKYPKGSWESWVSKAFVEKISLSATGFFRGQDLYMDWENMKGEPYAYFTYGVCCCEVELDCLTGDYRTVRTDLVVDIGRSVNPSVDIGQIEGAFMQGLGLFTMEELKFSPSGLLYTRGPSQYKIPAVCDVPLRFNVYLLSDSHNPHAIYSSKGIGEPILFLGSSVFFAIKDAVAAARSESGLVGPFSLDSPATPERACLACASPFTKKIPASEPGSFKPWALNI
- the aox6 gene encoding aldehyde oxidase 6 isoform X3, with the protein product MSAGAEGDVLCFFVNGKKVTEDHADPETTLLSFLRDKLRLTGTKYGCGGGGCGACTVMVSHYQPATKTIIHYAVNACLLPICQLHGAAVTTVEGVGSSRTRIHPVQERIAKAHGSQCGFCTPGMVMSMYTLLRNKPQPTMEDITQALAGNLCRCTGYRPIVDGCRTFCQEGNCCQANGAANCCLNGEETPDEAEHKKPQLFDKDDFVPLDPTQELIFPPELILMAETPNPQTLSFRGERMSWVSPASLEELVQLKTSNPAAPLVLGNTNIGPDIKFKGVLHPLIISPTRVRELFEVTQTPHGVWVGAGCSLSEVRSVLEKMVPDFPEENTELFRALIQQLGNLGNQQIRNVASLGGNIMSAYPNSDLNPVLAAGNSKVSVISGAPGGRREVPLNQDFFVSFGKTILKPEEIVVSVFIPFSRKGEFVRVFRQAPRKESSFATVTAGMRVFFSEGSREVQDLSIYFGGMGPTTVSAAKTCAAIVSRPWDDETLSRAYDVLLDELVLPPSAPGGKVEFRRSLTLSFLFKFNLEVLQKLKETNVMTEELPELIQPLPRDIQPSLQEFQHVSKDQSEQDPVGRPIMHRSAISQATGEAVYCDDIPKMDGELFLVLVTSSRAHAKITGLDASEALRLPGVVDVITAKDIPGKKARVMFGYEEELLAQSEVSCIGQMVCAVVADTRAHAKRGAAAVKISYEDLPDPIFTVEEAIEKSSFFEPRRVIARGDVTEAFKTVDQVYEGEVRLGGQEHFYMETQSMLVVPVGEETEIDIYVATQWPALMQDIIAEALDIPSNRVTCHVKRIGGAFGGKLTKTAILSGITAVAAWKTGRAVRCVLERGEDMLITGARHPVLGKYKVGFMNDGRIVAADVQFFSNGGNTIDDSVLVGEKMLLHMDNAYNIPNLRGRVSACMTNLPSNTAFRGFGVPQSLMIVENMLNDVAMVLGRPADQIQEINMYKGPSVTHYKFEFSPENMLRCWEECKVKAEYGERRRAVDQFNRQNRWKKRGMSIIPIKYGVSFGEGVFTQAAALVHIYKDGSVLVSHGGTEMGQGIHTKMQQVASRELHIPSSKIYISETSTNTVPNACPSAASFGTDANGMAVKNACETLYKRLEPIRQKYPKGSWESWVSKAFVEKISLSATGFFRGQDLYMDWENMKGEPYAYFTYGVCCCEVELDCLTGDYRTVRTDLVVDIGRSVNPSVDIGQIEGAFMQGLGLFTMEELKFSPSGLLYTRGPSQYKIPAVCDVPLRFNVYLLSDSHNPHAIYSSKGIGEPILFLGSSVFFAIKDAVAAARSESGLVGPFSLDSPATPERACLACASPFTKKIPASEPGSFKPWALNI
- the aox6 gene encoding aldehyde oxidase 6 isoform X4 codes for the protein MSAGAEGDVLCFFVNGKKVTEDHADPETTLLSFLRDKLRLTGTKYGCGGGGCGACTVMVSHYQPATKTIIHYAVNACLLPICQLHGAAVTTVEGVGSSRTRIHPVQERIAKAHGSQCGFCTPGMVMSMYTLLRNKPQPTMEDITQALAGNLCRCTGYRPIVDGCRTFCQEGNCCQANGAANCCLNGEETPDEAEHKKPQLFDKDDFVPLDPTQELIFPPELILMAETPNPQTLSFRGERMSWVSPASLEELVQLKTSNPAAPLVLGNTNIGPDIKFKGVLHPLIISPTRVRELFEVTQTPHGVWVGAGCSLSEVRSVLEKMVPDFPEENTELFRALIQQLGNLGNQQIRNVASLGGNIMSAYPNSDLNPVLAAGNSKVSVISGGGRREVPLNQDFFVSFGKTILKPEEIVVSVFIPFSRKGEFVRVFRQAPRKESSFATVTAGMRVFFSEGSREVQDLSIYFGGMGPTTVSAAKTCAAIVSRPWDDETLSRAYDVLLDELVLPPSAPGGKVEFRRSLTLSFLFKFNLEVLQKLKETNVMTEELPELIQPLPRDIQPSLQEFQHVSKDQSEQDPVGRPIMHRSAISQATGEAVYCDDIPKMDGELFLVLVTSSRAHAKITGLDASEALRLPGVVDVITAKDIPGKKARVMFGYEEELLAQSEVSCIGQMVCAVVADTRAHAKRGAAAVKISYEDLPDPIFTVEEAIEKSSFFEPRRVIARGDVTEAFKTVDQVYEGEVRLGGQEHFYMETQSMLVVPVGEETEIDIYVATQWPALMQDIIAEALDIPSNRVTCHVKRIGGAFGGKLTKTAILSGITAVAAWKTGRAVRCVLERGEDMLITGARHPVLGKYKVGFMNDGRIVAADVQFFSNGGNTIDDSVLVGEKMLLHMDNAYNIPNLRGRVSACMTNLPSNTAFRGFGVPQSLMIVENMLNDVAMVLGRPADQIQEINMYKGPSVTHYKFEFSPENMLRCWEECKVKAEYGERRRAVDQFNRQNRWKKRGMSIIPIKYGVSFGEGVFTQAAALVHIYKDGSVLVSHGGTEMGQGIHTKMQQVASRELHIPSSKIYISETSTNTVPNACPSAASFGTDANGMAVKNACETLYKRLEPIRQKYPKGSWESWVSKAFVEKISLSATGFFRGQDLYMDWENMKGEPYAYFTYGVCCCEVELDCLTGDYRTVRTDLVVDIGRSVNPSVDIGQIEGAFMQGLGLFTMEELKFSPSGLLYTRGPSQYKIPAVCDVPLRFNVYLLSDSHNPHAIYSSKGIGEPILFLGSSVFFAIKDAVAAARSESGLVGPFSLDSPATPERACLACASPFTKKIPASEPGSFKPWALNI
- the aox6 gene encoding aldehyde oxidase 6 isoform X5; translation: MAETPNPQTLSFRGERMSWVSPASLEELVQLKTSNPAAPLVLGNTNIGPDIKFKGVLHPLIISPTRVRELFEVTQTPHGVWVGAGCSLSEVRSVLEKMVPDFPEENTELFRALIQQLGNLGNQQIRNVASLGGNIMSAYPNSDLNPVLAAGNSKVSVISGAPGGRREVPLNQDFFVSFGKTILKPEEIVVSVFIPFSRKGEFVRVFRQAPRKESSFATVTAGMRVFFSEGSREVQDLSIYFGGMGPTTVSAAKTCAAIVSRPWDDETLSRAYDVLLDELVLPPSAPGGKVEFRRSLTLSFLFKFNLEVLQKLKETNVMTEELPELIQPLPRDIQPSLQEFQHVSKDQSEQDPVGRPIMHRSAISQATGEAVYCDDIPKMDGELFLVLVTSSRAHAKITGLDASEALRLPGVVDVITAKDIPGKKARVMFGYEEELLAQSEVSCIGQMVCAVVADTRAHAKRGAAAVKISYEDLPDPIFTVEEAIEKSSFFEPRRVIARGDVTEAFKTVDQVYEGEVRLGGQEHFYMETQSMLVVPVGEETEIDIYVATQWPALMQDIIAEALDIPSNRVTCHVKRIGGAFGGKLTKTAILSGITAVAAWKTGRAVRCVLERGEDMLITGARHPVLGKYKVGFMNDGRIVAADVQFFSNGGNTIDDSVLVGEKMLLHMDNAYNIPNLRGRVSACMTNLPSNTAFRGFGVPQSLMIVENMLNDVAMVLGRPADQIQEINMYKGPSVTHYKFEFSPENMLRCWEECKVKAEYGERRRAVDQFNRQNRWKKRGMSIIPIKYGVSFGEGVFTQAAALVHIYKDGSVLVSHGGTEMGQGIHTKMQQVASRELHIPSSKIYISETSTNTVPNACPSAASFGTDANGMAVKNACETLYKRLEPIRQKYPKGSWESWVSKAFVEKISLSATGFFRGQDLYMDWENMKGEPYAYFTYGVCCCEVELDCLTGDYRTVRTDLVVDIGRSVNPSVDIGQIEGAFMQGLGLFTMEELKFSPSGLLYTRGPSQYKIPAVCDVPLRFNVYLLSDSHNPHAIYSSKGIGEPILFLGSSVFFAIKDAVAAARSESGLVGPFSLDSPATPERACLACASPFTKKIPASEPGSFKPWALNI